In a genomic window of Labeo rohita strain BAU-BD-2019 chromosome 20, IGBB_LRoh.1.0, whole genome shotgun sequence:
- the LOC127183360 gene encoding echinoderm microtubule-associated protein-like 1 isoform X1 has translation MEVLMEPCDGAAQRDVFSGECLLPPDTDFMIDEQSSHASGMEVIDRLTFLEQRVQMQDDEIQLLKINMADVLKRLNISEEHRRTPAKAARPASLCLPPKAPIGSSSSSLRKSSSSTLPSSPSSRNYSPAPAAKRSPAGNTRDTLSAKVKTSSSSCRKALEIKPKETSAGKTGSRRVIHCKVTMQIYLMPLSGRTGSAEPVPVVSSVSLRSGSSPLSGSAVETRKTVVQKSSGQKASLRDAPNHKTPIKSPSQYFQICY, from the exons ATGGAGGTGCTGATGGAGCCCTGTGACGGAGCCGCACAGAGAGACGTGTTCAGCGGCGAGTGTCTGCTGCCGCCCGACACAGACTTCATGATCG atGAGCAGAGTTCTCACGCCAGCGGGATGGAGGTGATCGATCGCCTCACGTTCCTGGAGCAGCGCGTTCAGATGCAGGACGACGAGATCCAGCTGCTGAAGATCAACATGGCCGACGTTCTGAAGAGACTCAACATCTCAGAGGAGCACAGGAGAACACCGGCCAAAG CGGCTCGTCCCGCGTCTCTGTGTCTGCCTCCTAAAGCGCCGATCGGCTCCTCATCCTCGTCTCTGAGGAAGAGCTCCAGCTCCACGCTGCCCTCTTCACCCTCCTCCAGGAACTACAGCCCCGCGCCCGCCGCAAAGAG GTCTCCTGCTGGAAACACTAGAGACACTCTGAGCGCTAAAGTAAAGACGAGCTCGAGCTCCTGCAGGAAAGCGCTGGAGAT CAAACCAAAGGAAACCAGCGCAGGAAAAACAG GCTCCAGACGCGTCATTCACTGCAAAG TGACTATGCAGATCTATCTGATGCCGCTGTCAGGAAGGACTGGGTCGGCTGAGCCGGTGCCGGTGGTGTCGTCCGTGTCTCTGCGGTCCGGCTCGAGTCCGTTGAGCGGATCTGCAGTGGAAACCCGTAAAACAGTCGTCCAGAAGAGCTCCGGTCAGAAGGCCTCGCTCCGGGACGCCCCGAACCACAAGACCCCCATCAAATCCCCCAGTCAATACTTCCAGATCTGTTACTGA
- the LOC127183360 gene encoding echinoderm microtubule-associated protein-like 1 isoform X2, translated as MEVLMEPCDGAAQRDVFSGECLLPPDTDFMIDEQSSHASGMEVIDRLTFLEQRVQMQDDEIQLLKINMADVLKRLNISEEHRRTPAKAARPASLCLPPKAPIGSSSSSLRKSSSSTLPSSPSSRNYSPAPAAKRSPAGNTRDTLSAKVKTSSSSCRKALEIKPKETSAGKTGSRRVIHCKDLSDAAVRKDWVG; from the exons ATGGAGGTGCTGATGGAGCCCTGTGACGGAGCCGCACAGAGAGACGTGTTCAGCGGCGAGTGTCTGCTGCCGCCCGACACAGACTTCATGATCG atGAGCAGAGTTCTCACGCCAGCGGGATGGAGGTGATCGATCGCCTCACGTTCCTGGAGCAGCGCGTTCAGATGCAGGACGACGAGATCCAGCTGCTGAAGATCAACATGGCCGACGTTCTGAAGAGACTCAACATCTCAGAGGAGCACAGGAGAACACCGGCCAAAG CGGCTCGTCCCGCGTCTCTGTGTCTGCCTCCTAAAGCGCCGATCGGCTCCTCATCCTCGTCTCTGAGGAAGAGCTCCAGCTCCACGCTGCCCTCTTCACCCTCCTCCAGGAACTACAGCCCCGCGCCCGCCGCAAAGAG GTCTCCTGCTGGAAACACTAGAGACACTCTGAGCGCTAAAGTAAAGACGAGCTCGAGCTCCTGCAGGAAAGCGCTGGAGAT CAAACCAAAGGAAACCAGCGCAGGAAAAACAG GCTCCAGACGCGTCATTCACTGCAAAG ATCTATCTGATGCCGCTGTCAGGAAGGACTGGGTCGGCTGA